In Mesoplodon densirostris isolate mMesDen1 chromosome 5, mMesDen1 primary haplotype, whole genome shotgun sequence, a single window of DNA contains:
- the SERP1 gene encoding stress-associated endoplasmic reticulum protein 1, whose translation MVAKQRIRMANEKHSKNITQRGNVAKTSRNAPEEKASVGPWLLALFIFVVCGSAIFQIIQSIRMGM comes from the exons ATGGTCGCCAAGCAGCGGATCCGTATGGCCAACGAGAAGCACAGCAAGAACATCACCCAGCGCGGCAACGTCGCCAAGACCTCG AGAAATGCTCCCGAAGAGAAGGCGTCTGTAGGACCCTGGTTATTGGCTctcttcatttttgttgtttgtggTTCTG CAATTTTCCAGATTATTCAAAGTATCAGGATGGGCATGTGA